In Desulfovibrionales bacterium, the genomic window TCCTGGCCTACATCCAGGACGAAAGCCAGATATGCAGACTGAGGGTATGTTTTTATGAAATGTCGCACCAAGCTTATACTCTCTGCCGTATTTCCGGCCTCATAGTACCTTAATGCCAGCCGGGCCATGGCCTCTTCCGCTGACGGGTATTTCCGGGGTTTTTCGATCAGATTAAGATAAGGACGGGTATCAAACGACACCTTCCCCCCTTGAATTGTTTTATCCGGCCATTTTATCCGTTCGATCAGCCGGTAGCGGGCCAGGACGGCGCCCTCACTCTGGGGATAGAAGTTGGTCAAAAAGGTATAAAGCTTTATGGCTTCCTGGATTTTACCTTCTATTTCATAGGCCTCGGCTATCTTATAAATGGCCAGATCGTCTTTATCATCATGCGGGGTTATATTTATATAACGGAGGAAATCGGCACGGGCCGGGGCGTACTGTCCGGCTGCCGTTTCAACCTCTCCCCTGAAAAATAAAACCAGCGGCCAGCGCTGATGGGCATCAGGCCAAAACTTCAGTAGCTTCTCCAAATTCTGTGACGCCTGTTCATAAGACTTTCTGTGGATATAGACCTCGATTAGTCCTAAATATGCCTCGCCTATTATCTTGCTCTGAGGGAATTTTGATATAACTTCCTGGAACTCTCCTTCAGCCTTGTCCAACTGCCGGGCTGAGAGGCATAATTTCCCCTGGTAAAAATGGGCATAAGGGATATAGGGCGTGTTCTTATAGTTTTTGCCGACCAGGTTGAAATAAGCTGATGCCTCATAATCATAACCCATTTTCTGATAAAGCAGGCCTAGTTGGAGATAGGCCCTGGGGACCTCGGCAGAGGACGGATACTTGTGTATAGCCGTCTGGTAAGCTTCGATGATAGAACTAAAATGGGAAGCCAGGCTCGGTCTATACTTGTAGAAATAGCAGTCTGCGAGGAGAAAATAAGCCTTTTCTGCCAAATTGCCGTATTCGCCGGTCTCAATAACCTTCTCATAAGCGGATATGGCCTCATCATAGTGGCCTTGCTGAAAATTGATCGCTGCCTTTTCCCAAATCGCCGTCAGATGTGACGGGACTTTTTCTTTTTCCTGGGCGTGGGCCTGTCCGACAGGCCCACCGGCTATGGATACCCAGGCCGCCAGAAGAAAAACAAAAATCGATCTATTTACCCTTCCGGGTCTCATACATACTCTCAGCTCTCTAAAAACTAAATGGTTTTCATCCGGAATTTTTGGGTTTCCAGATGAACACTAAATAGACTCGACACCCTCTGCCAAAGGAGAAAGCAAGGAGTATGCCACAGGTGGTCAAGACAGAACTTAGTTCTTATATACAAATAGTTACGTATGCAGGGATTATCAGTCGCCCACCCTCAGTGGGTAAGGCAAGGGGAGGTTAAGGCCTATATGGTCAAATTTTTGACAAATGCTTAATTATCCATGGGATTGGCAGGCTTCATTAGTTTTTGCTTTTTCATCTTCTCAATAAGGGTCGTCCGGTTGAGATTGAGCAATTGTGCGGCCTTGTTTTTTACCCAACCGGCCTTGTCTAATGCCTGCAGGATCAGATTCCTTTCAAACTCGTTAACGGCGGCATGCAGGTAAAGGCCCTCTTCAGGAAGGGCATTATGTTGGTGTGGTTGGGCGGTATCCTTCTTGCGATGGGCCAGCAATCTTTCCGGCAAGTCGCGTACGGTGATCTTATCATCATTAGCCAGTATGATCAGCCGTTCGATCATGTTTTCCAGCTCTCGGACATTACCCGGCCATTCATAAAACATGAAACATTGCATGACCTCTTTAGAAATAGATTTTATATTTTTCTTCTTACTCTTGTTAAATTTTTCCAGGAAATGATGCACCAGAAGAGGAATATCACCGGCGCGTTCTCTCAACGGCGGGACATGGATAGGGATAACATTAAGCCGATAATAAAGATCTTCCCTGAATCGCCCGGTTTCCACGGCCTCTTCCAGATTTTTATTGGTGGCGGCGATGACCCGGATATCTGTTTTAATGGTTTTGGTCCCTCCGATACGTTCAAACTGGTGGCCTTGCAGGATGCGTAAGATTTTTACCTGGAGGTTGGGGCTCATATCGCCTATTTCGTCCAAGAAAATAGTCCCGTTATGGGCCAGTTCAAAGCGTCCGATACGCGTGCGAATGGCATGTGTAAAAGCGCCTTTTTCATGGCCGAATAACTCGCTTTCCAGCAGCTCTTCCGGAATAGCGCCGCAGTTGACCGGGATAAACGGCTTATCCCGGCGATCGCTTTGATAGTGGATGGCATGCGCGATCAATTCTTTCCCGGTCCCGCTCTCTCCCATTATCAAGACCGTGCTATCCGTCTGGGCTACCTTATCAATAAGGCGGAAAACTTCGCAGATATTTTCACTGTCTCCAACGATATTTTCGTAAGCGTATCTGGCATTAACTTGTTTTTTTAGAGTGGTATTTTCCCGCTTTAAGTCCCGGTAATTGAGAGCTCTTTCAATAACCACCTGTATTTCTTCCGATTTGACCGGCTTGGTCAGATAATCAAAGGCGCCTAATCGAATGGCCTCAACCGCGTTTTTGATAGTGCCGTAACCGGTGATGATAATACACATAGACTCCGGTGAATTTTCGGTAATATATTTCAGCAGTTCCATGCCATCCTTTTTGGGCATAGCCAGATCTGTCAAAATTATGTCATAAAATTTGTCATTAATCTTATCGACGGCTATTGCTCCGTCAGACGCGGTATCCACGGTATAACCGTTAGACTGCAAAATTTCAGCAATGCCGCTTAAAACAGCCGGGGAATCATCTACAACGAGAATCGTCTCATTTCCCATAATTAACCCTCTTTTTACAATTAGTGTTCATCCGGAAACTAATTAACCGTCAAAATTGCTTATACTCGTCAACCCGCCTGATTTAACCAGCCGGGCTAAGGAGTTATATATCAAGCGGTTAGCGGGTGTCAATTATTTTATCATTCATTGTGGAAAATTATATAATAAATACCCTAATTGTCATTGAGTGTCAATTATCCGTACATATTCCTGATCCACCATCAAGACATCATCTGCGGCGTTGTCTTCGCTCGCTCCTCCTTGCGGCGTATTGCTCCATACGCCTCAGTCGTCGCTCCTCGACGCCTTGCATCTAATATCTTGCTGGTGATCAGGAATACCCTCAACCTGCTGATGTTAATCTTGATAGCCAAACTAGAGGTGGATTTGGGCATAACATAACGACGGAATATAGACCGTGAGCATCTTTNNNNNNNNNNNNNNNNNNNNNNNNNNNNNNNNNNNNNNNNNNNNNNNNNNNNNNNNNNNNNNNNNNNNNNNNNNNNNNNNNNNNNNNNNNNNNNNNNNNNCGCCTTGCATCTAATATCTTGCTGGTGATCAGGAATACCCTCAACCTGCTGATGTTAATCTTGATAGCCAAACTAGAGGTGGATTTGGGCATAACATAACGACGGAATATAGACCGTGAGCATCTTTTCACTTGCAGTTAATACCTGTATAAATTAAAGTGCACCGTCAAATGTTTCTCTCATCATCAGGACATAACCGGATATAAAATTTAAGGGGTATGAGATTGAACTTCGTTGACTTAAGACGCCAATATCTCTCCTACAGAGAAGAGATTGACCGGGCCATAGACAAGGTTTTGAACTCAACCCGGTTCATAATGGGACCGGAAATAAAAGAATTGGAAGAGCAACTTGCCGCCTATGTGGGGGTGAAACACGCCATAGGTGTCAGTTCCGGGACCGATGCCTTGCTTTTAGCCCTTATGGCTTACGATATAAAACCAGGGGACGAAATTATAACTACCCCCTTCAGCTTTATTGCCACAGCCGAGGTCATCTCCCTGTTAAAGGCCAAACCGGTCTTTGCAGACATCGAAGACAGCACCTACAACCTTGACCCCGCGAAAATAGCCGGGATAATAGAACAGAAGAAGAAAGCAGAAGAATTCAGGATTAAAGGTATTATAGCCGTAAGCCTGTATGGTCAATGTGCAGATTTTGACGCCTTAAATTCTATAGCCCAAAAACATAATCTTTTTGTCTTAGAGGACGCCTGTCAATCCTTTGGCGCAACCTATAAAGGCAGGCGCTCCTGTTCCCTTACTGACGTGGCGGCCACATCATTTTTCCCTTCGAAACCACTGGGCTGCTATGGCGATGGGGGGATGTTGTTTACCGGTGATGATTCCTTGGCCGGGAAGGTGCGTCACCTGCGCGAACACGGCTCTCAGGAAAGGTATGAGCACAAGTATGTCGGGTTAAACAGCCGCCTGGACACCATTCAGGCGGCTGTTTTGCTTGCCAAGTTCAGGCACTTTGAAGATGAGCTTATTTTGAGGCAGAAATGCGGGGCGTACTACACAGAAAAATTGAAGGACCTCCAACCAACGGTAATCCCACCTGCCATCTTGGCGCATAATAAAAGCGTCTATGCCCAGTATTCCATCCGGGTAAAAAGACGTGACCATCTGGCTGAGTCGCTCAAGAAAGATGGTATCCCCACCGCTATCCACTATCCAAAACCCCTGCACCTGCAGACAGCCCTCGATTATCTGGGACACCGTCGGGGAGACTTCCCTGTCTCTGAATCCGTGGCCGGGGAAATACTCTCCCTGCCTATGCACCCTTTTCTTACGGAAGACGAGCAATCCTTTATTGTGGACAGGATTGCCGCAGCACTGGCTTAGCTACTTTTTAACGGCCAAGAGGTTCTTTACGCAGATATATACTAATACCGGCCATCCGGCGATAACTGCAATCCAGAGCAATAAGCCGAGAAACCCCAGTCCGCACATGGCCTTATAATTAAGTTGTCAAGCAGGCAAAACGCCAGCAGCAATCAGCCTGATCGCAATATACGATAGCCGTGCCGAAACAGTCAAAATTGCCTTCCGCGCGCTGGATGGCCCTGACTGCATCTGCAAGCGTGAGGCCCTCGATAGAGATGTTCAAGCCTTTGGCCCTTTTTGCCGCCATGGCCTTGGCCTTTGCCGTAACGCCAGCCCCTCCTTTATTCACTGCCGCCGGAGCCTTTGGTTTTTTGGCCTTTGCCGCCGTCTCTTTTTTCGCTTTCACCGCCATAGTCAAATAACCTCCCTGTTCTTAAACGATCATAAAAAATAATACGATTATTCTTATTCGTTGACAACTGTTTTCTTTATATCCTAAAGTTTAATTAAGTTGAGGCAACGATCTAAAATTACATAATCTTCTTGTCGGATATTTTTTAATTATAGTTAAAGAAGATCGCCATGACGTACAAAAAAATCTTATCCGCAGTTAATGAACACCTGAATGCAGAAATCTCGGCAAGGTATGCCATGAACCTGGCGCGGGCCTGTGCGGCAAGGTTCTACCTGTGTTTTGTGGCGGAAAAGGGGATGTCCAGAACCGGCCTGGACCGGGCCGAGGATGCCATGAAGAGACTATTTAATGCGGCCCTGGCCATGGGCCTTCCGGTGGAGAGCATTATAGGGACCGGAGACCCGGTGCAAGAGGTTGACAAAATTGTCAGGCAAGAAAAGATCGACATAGTGTTTGCCTCCACGCGGAGGGAAGATATTGAGAAAAGATTCTACGCCGGCACCGTTGCCAGAGGCCTTTCTCTAAAACTTCCCTGCTCCGTAGCCCTGGTGCGGGTGGTGCACATGGGAAAGATACACCCGCACAAGATACTCGTACCCTTGAAAGCCAGGATTGACCGTATAGCAGAAAGGGCGTACTTCACCTCAAGGATAGCCCGGAGTTTTGGTTCAAAGGTGTTCGTCTTTCATGCCACAAGGCCCATGACCAGGTTTTTCCATGGCGAGATACATCTGACTCCGGCCCAATGGGAAAAGAGATTGCCGGGAGACATCACGGATTTCATAGGGCACATCCGGAGACATAAGATTGAGATTGAAGGCCGGTTTTCGCCCGGCGCCACCGCCCGGAGTATAACCATAGAGGCGGCGGCCAAAAGGCACGACCTGATAATAATGGGAGCCAGCCAAAGGAACCTGTTAAGTGCGGTTCTGAAAGGCAACCCCGTGGAAGATGTCCTGAGAACGACACCCTGCGACCTCATAATCCTGAGCCCCCGGCATGAAGATTAATAACCTCACCAGAGAAGAAGTTTTACGCAATCTGGTCACATCAGAAAGCGGCCTCACCGAAGAAGAGTCCCAAAAGCGGTTTCTGGAATTCGGCCCCAATGAGATCAGAGAGGTAAGGAAGACCTCCTTATCCATCCGTTTTCTGAGACAATTTACCCATTTTCTGGCCATACTTCTCTGGATAGGGGCCGGGCTGGCCTTTTTATCAGAATATCTGCACCCCGGAGAGGGGATGCTGACCCTCGGCCTGGCCATAACGGGTGTAATATTCATCAACGCCGTCTTTACATTTATACAGGAATACAAGGCGGAAAAGGCCATTGAGAAATTAAGACTTCTCCTCCCTTTTCAGGTGAAAGTAATAAGGGAAGGGAGAGAAAGGGATCTGCCGGCCAGAGAGGTAGTACCGGGGGATTTAATCATCCTTTCCGAAGGCGACAAGGTCCCGGCAGATACCAGGCTCATAGATGTCGCCTACCTTATGGTAAACAATGCCCCTCTCACCGGCGAATCCGAGCCCGTGTCTTTACATCATGAACCCGGTGAGGAGGAACTGATAGTAAGCAGAAATATCGCCTTTGCCGGAACGACCGTGGTGAGCGGTTCTGGAAAGGCCATAGCCTTTGCCACCGGTATGCGGACCGAGTTTGGCCGTATAGCCCACCTGACCAGTGCCGTGGAGGCCGGGTTAAGCCCCCTCCAGAAAGAGATTATTAAAGTGACCAGAATCATCGCCTTTTTAGCTACAACGACGGGTGTTGTCTTTTTCGTTATCGGGCACCTCATTGGAAGGGGATTCTGGGAAAACTTTATCTTTGCCGTAGGTATAATCGTGGCCAATGTGCCGGAAGGGCTGCTTCCCACAGTCACCCTGTCCCTGGCCATGGGAAGCCAGAGGATGGCCAGGAAAATGGCCCTGATAAAGACCCTTACCTCGGTTGAAACCTTGGGCTCGGTGACCGTTATATGCACAGACAAGACCGGCACCCTTACCCAGAACCGGATGGAGGCAAAAAAAATATGGACGGTCGATGAGCAACAGTCCACAGTCAACAGCCTGATGAGAATAGCCTATTTTTGTAACAATGCCCGGATTATTGATGGACAATATAAGGGAGATCCCACAGAGATTGCACTTTTAAAGGCGGCAAGGGAAACCGTCGGGGATTTGAAGGCAGAGCGGGTGTTTGAAATACCCTTTGATTCCGAAAGAAAACGGATGACCACGATTCAGGAGACAGAAGTCAGGAGACAGAAGTCAGAAGAAAAAACTATCTATACCGCTTATACCAAAGGGGCTTTAGAAAGCGTTTTACCATTATGCAGCCACATACTGATAAACAAAAAGGTCATCCCGTTAAATGAGACTGACAAAAAAAGAATTATGGATGCCTATCATTCATTGACGGATATGGGTTTAAGGGTGCTTGCTTTTGCCTACAAAGAGATCGAAAAAAGTTCAAAGTTCAAAGTTCAAAGTTCAAAAAATAAAGACATGGTACTCGAAAAAGATATGATTTTTGTCGGATTAATAGGTCTGGAAGACCCGCCCAGGCCGGAAGTCCCTGAAGCCCTGGAGAAATGCCATGCGGCGGGCATAAAGGTGATAATGATTACCGGCGACGGAAGCCGGACGGCCCTGGCCATTGCCAGGGAGATAGGGCTGGTAAGGGGTAATACGGTGGTGATAGAGGGGCATGAATTCGAGAGGATGGGTGATAGGGAACTCAGAGAAAAACTCACCGGGAAAGAGGTGATATTTGCCCGGATGGCGCCCAAGCACAAGATGCGGGTGGTATCCATTCTTAAGGAAGAGGGGGAGAGGGTGGCCGTGACCGGTGATGGAGTAAACGACGCCCCGGCCTTGAAGAAGGCGGATATTGGCATCGCCATGGGCATCTCTGGAACCGACGTGGCCAAGGAAGCCGCGGATATGATATTACTCGATGACAACTTTGCCACCATCGTGAACGCCGTAGAGGAGGGCCGGGCTGTGTATGAGAACATAAGGAAATTTATAAGTTACATATTCTCATCAAACATCCCTGAGCTTGTGCCTTACCTTGCCTATGTGCTTTTCAGAATCCCTCTACCCCTGACTATCATGCAGATACTGGCGGTTGACCTGGGGACGGACATGCTCCCGGCCCTGGCCCTGGGGGCGGAAAAACCTACCAAGGAAGTCATGAAACAGCCGCCGAGGAGACCTGAGAAGAGGCTCCTGAATTTAAAACTCTTGAGCCGTGCCTATTTATTTCTCGGCCCTATAGAGGCCGTAGCAGGGCTATTTGGATTCTTTTATGTGTTGAATACCGGCGGCTGGGAGTGGGGAGAGATGCTGGCCGCAAACCATCCGCTTTACATGCAGGCCACCACCGCCTGCCTTACGGCGATAATAATCACTCAGGTGGCCAATATCTTCGCATGCCGCTCCTTCAGGGAATCTGTATTCCGCATCGGCTTTTTCTCTAACAAATTGATATTTGTCGGCATAGCATCTGAGCTTATGTTGCAGTTATTTATCGTCTATCATCCCTGGGGTAATAAGATATTTTCCACCTATCCTATTTCAGTAAATATATGGCTTGCCTTGATACCCTTTGCCTTTATCTTGTTTGCGGCAGAAGAGATGAGGAAAGTTATGGCATCAAGAATGAAGGCCGGAAGCCGGGCTAACGCCGGGCAGGGTATGTAGGCAGATTGCGATTGACAGCCGGCCAAACAAGAGGTTATATAGCCGCAGTGGGCGATTAGCTCAGGTGGATAGAGCGTTGGTCTCCGGAACCAAAGGTCGTGGGTTCGAGTCCCGCATCGCCCACCATTTTTAGACCACTAAGAATATTTCCCAACCTATAACGTAGATTTCCATCTATCACAAGAGAGCCACAATTCAACCTTCCCTGGACGATTGCTGGATACGAAACTGCTTTTTTTAGTAGAACCCTTGATTTTAGCTATGAACGGGCGATTGTTCGCCTCAATAAATCTTGTTACCTTGTGAATAGTACTAATGAAGTTAGTGGCAAGCTCTTGATGGGTCATATTGCCAATTAGTATAAATAACCCTACGCCTGCGCGCATAACAGCATCTATTTCGTTTGGTTTATATCGAATCCGTTTATCATGCGTGA contains:
- a CDS encoding tetratricopeptide repeat protein codes for the protein MRPGRVNRSIFVFLLAAWVSIAGGPVGQAHAQEKEKVPSHLTAIWEKAAINFQQGHYDEAISAYEKVIETGEYGNLAEKAYFLLADCYFYKYRPSLASHFSSIIEAYQTAIHKYPSSAEVPRAYLQLGLLYQKMGYDYEASAYFNLVGKNYKNTPYIPYAHFYQGKLCLSARQLDKAEGEFQEVISKFPQSKIIGEAYLGLIEVYIHRKSYEQASQNLEKLLKFWPDAHQRWPLVLFFRGEVETAAGQYAPARADFLRYINITPHDDKDDLAIYKIAEAYEIEGKIQEAIKLYTFLTNFYPQSEGAVLARYRLIERIKWPDKTIQGGKVSFDTRPYLNLIEKPRKYPSAEEAMARLALRYYEAGNTAESISLVRHFIKTYPQSAYLAFVLDVGQETLSSQARDLLSRRQYVEIINAYRKNDKIITGLKDGAFFYYLAGAFRELGVYDSAAHFYYQANKLGVKGEEGQRVLLDWADTAQRKSDYRTAGILLKRLISSPGNESILEKASGNMGQNYVLAGEWREGAHYFAGLVKKDPEKYMNPSLLYSWAYCTQRTGAEAQTRNILNMLTPLLGEKDDSGSLKTRIAELWVDLGDRQKEKRQFEAAIKDYLAALALAVPPEKRHGIHYKLAGCYEALGKMAEAEVELTAIAKTGDEFWKKVAQGRLQGIRLSSVR
- a CDS encoding sigma-54 dependent transcriptional regulator, which translates into the protein MGNETILVVDDSPAVLSGIAEILQSNGYTVDTASDGAIAVDKINDKFYDIILTDLAMPKKDGMELLKYITENSPESMCIIITGYGTIKNAVEAIRLGAFDYLTKPVKSEEIQVVIERALNYRDLKRENTTLKKQVNARYAYENIVGDSENICEVFRLIDKVAQTDSTVLIMGESGTGKELIAHAIHYQSDRRDKPFIPVNCGAIPEELLESELFGHEKGAFTHAIRTRIGRFELAHNGTIFLDEIGDMSPNLQVKILRILQGHQFERIGGTKTIKTDIRVIAATNKNLEEAVETGRFREDLYYRLNVIPIHVPPLRERAGDIPLLVHHFLEKFNKSKKKNIKSISKEVMQCFMFYEWPGNVRELENMIERLIILANDDKITVRDLPERLLAHRKKDTAQPHQHNALPEEGLYLHAAVNEFERNLILQALDKAGWVKNKAAQLLNLNRTTLIEKMKKQKLMKPANPMDN
- a CDS encoding universal stress protein, with product MTYKKILSAVNEHLNAEISARYAMNLARACAARFYLCFVAEKGMSRTGLDRAEDAMKRLFNAALAMGLPVESIIGTGDPVQEVDKIVRQEKIDIVFASTRREDIEKRFYAGTVARGLSLKLPCSVALVRVVHMGKIHPHKILVPLKARIDRIAERAYFTSRIARSFGSKVFVFHATRPMTRFFHGEIHLTPAQWEKRLPGDITDFIGHIRRHKIEIEGRFSPGATARSITIEAAAKRHDLIIMGASQRNLLSAVLKGNPVEDVLRTTPCDLIILSPRHED
- a CDS encoding cation-transporting P-type ATPase; the protein is MKINNLTREEVLRNLVTSESGLTEEESQKRFLEFGPNEIREVRKTSLSIRFLRQFTHFLAILLWIGAGLAFLSEYLHPGEGMLTLGLAITGVIFINAVFTFIQEYKAEKAIEKLRLLLPFQVKVIREGRERDLPAREVVPGDLIILSEGDKVPADTRLIDVAYLMVNNAPLTGESEPVSLHHEPGEEELIVSRNIAFAGTTVVSGSGKAIAFATGMRTEFGRIAHLTSAVEAGLSPLQKEIIKVTRIIAFLATTTGVVFFVIGHLIGRGFWENFIFAVGIIVANVPEGLLPTVTLSLAMGSQRMARKMALIKTLTSVETLGSVTVICTDKTGTLTQNRMEAKKIWTVDEQQSTVNSLMRIAYFCNNARIIDGQYKGDPTEIALLKAARETVGDLKAERVFEIPFDSERKRMTTIQETEVRRQKSEEKTIYTAYTKGALESVLPLCSHILINKKVIPLNETDKKRIMDAYHSLTDMGLRVLAFAYKEIEKSSKFKVQSSKNKDMVLEKDMIFVGLIGLEDPPRPEVPEALEKCHAAGIKVIMITGDGSRTALAIAREIGLVRGNTVVIEGHEFERMGDRELREKLTGKEVIFARMAPKHKMRVVSILKEEGERVAVTGDGVNDAPALKKADIGIAMGISGTDVAKEAADMILLDDNFATIVNAVEEGRAVYENIRKFISYIFSSNIPELVPYLAYVLFRIPLPLTIMQILAVDLGTDMLPALALGAEKPTKEVMKQPPRRPEKRLLNLKLLSRAYLFLGPIEAVAGLFGFFYVLNTGGWEWGEMLAANHPLYMQATTACLTAIIITQVANIFACRSFRESVFRIGFFSNKLIFVGIASELMLQLFIVYHPWGNKIFSTYPISVNIWLALIPFAFILFAAEEMRKVMASRMKAGSRANAGQGM
- a CDS encoding DegT/DnrJ/EryC1/StrS family aminotransferase, with translation MRLNFVDLRRQYLSYREEIDRAIDKVLNSTRFIMGPEIKELEEQLAAYVGVKHAIGVSSGTDALLLALMAYDIKPGDEIITTPFSFIATAEVISLLKAKPVFADIEDSTYNLDPAKIAGIIEQKKKAEEFRIKGIIAVSLYGQCADFDALNSIAQKHNLFVLEDACQSFGATYKGRRSCSLTDVAATSFFPSKPLGCYGDGGMLFTGDDSLAGKVRHLREHGSQERYEHKYVGLNSRLDTIQAAVLLAKFRHFEDELILRQKCGAYYTEKLKDLQPTVIPPAILAHNKSVYAQYSIRVKRRDHLAESLKKDGIPTAIHYPKPLHLQTALDYLGHRRGDFPVSESVAGEILSLPMHPFLTEDEQSFIVDRIAAALA